A window from Fragaria vesca subsp. vesca linkage group LG5, FraVesHawaii_1.0, whole genome shotgun sequence encodes these proteins:
- the LOC101311197 gene encoding pentatricopeptide repeat-containing protein At5g46100-like, producing MEDTSLPNSSADDLKKHVMKVFEEATEDREDLSLKGMFDSIRDYDSLNNLADETKELFKPQPESGILTDVAVFTIVIWAYTYVDKTEAALKVYRQMIAASVSPTSYTYIILITSLATHSSIDVSFLGYAKKYFLEMLDKGMKLHSATYTTVLDAIACRESAEKAREFVEQI from the exons ATGGAGGACACTAGTCTCCCCAATTCTTCAGCCGATGACCTCAAGAAACATGTGATGAAGGTTTTCGAGGAGGCCACCGAAGACCGTGAGGACCTTTCCTTGAAAGGAATGTTTGACTCGATCAGGGACTACGACTCCCTTAACAA CCTTGCTGATGAAACCAAAGAGCTCTTTAAGCCTCAGCCTGAGTCGGGCATTCTCACTGACGTTGCCGTCTTCACTATTGTCATTTGGGCCTACACCTATGTCGACAAGACCGAGGCTGCTCTCAAGGTATACCGCCAGATGATAGCCGCCAGCGTCTCCCCCACTTCTTACACATACATTATACTCATTACCTCACTTGCAACACACTCGTCTATTGATGTCAGTTTTCTTGGGTATGCCAAGAAGTACTTTTTGGAAATGTTGGATAAGGGGATGAAGCTCCATTCTGCCACCTACACCACTGTGTTAGATGCCATTGCCTGCCGTGAGTCGGCAGAGAAGGCCAGGGAGTTTGTTGAGCAGATATAA
- the LOC101311485 gene encoding pentatricopeptide repeat-containing protein At4g19440, chloroplastic-like, producing the protein MSRTLIKNVNIDEAMEICKRTVEMGMQPMVVIHTCVIEAYLKFGKTKCALEAYWGMLAAGVAPNSYTYTVLVKGLTADPNFFGEAKKCLLEMMEKGLRPNAATYTAVIESFAKQGDNASEEECKELVDVMISKGFVPNAKAMMEVLMGRPKPVIREIMNIVLSKLKG; encoded by the coding sequence ATGTCCAGAACTTTGATTAAGAATGTCAATATAGATGAAGCCATGGAGATTTGTAAGCGCACTGTTGAGATGGGTATGCAACCCATGGTTGTAATCCACACCTGCGTAATTGAAGCCTATCTCAAGTTTGGCAAGACTAAGTGTGCTTTGGAGGCCTACTGGGGAATGTTAGCTGCTGGGGTTGCCCCTAATTCCTACACTTACACTGTTTTAGTCAAGGGACTCACTGCTGATCCCAACTTCTTTGGAGAAGCCAAGAAGTGCTTGCTTGAGATGATGGAAAAGGGGTTGAGGCCCAATGCTGCTACCTACACTGCTGTGATAGAGAGTTTTGCAAAGCAGGGTGACAACGCATCTGAGGAGGAGTGCAAGGAGTTGGTGGACGTGATGATAAGCAAGGGGTTTGTGCCAAATGCAAAGGCTATGATGGAGGTTCTAATGGGAAGACCAAAACCTGTAATAAGAGAGATCATGAACATTGTCCTGTCCAAGTTGAAGGGATGA